The Manduca sexta isolate Smith_Timp_Sample1 unplaced genomic scaffold, JHU_Msex_v1.0 HiC_scaffold_76, whole genome shotgun sequence genome includes the window CTAATGATATCCGACATAGTAGCCCACAAAAGTGTGATAAGGcttcgagatcagcctgtgtatatccagttccaacaggcataattgtgtcgactgtcgagggttaatcatgtCTCATCACTCGAAATTCTATTGgcccccactccacttattaaGTGGGTTATTTTCGTGCCCGTACAGAGAAAGCGACAAGACCCACGAACAcatataaagaatttataattacaaacacTGTGACCCTGAGTTATTAGATACCACTCTCACATTGCCGGACAACAGCATTTTATGTGTCTGTAACTTCTTTAACTGCGATCATgtaacaattatgccggcttgtttcaTAACATCACATCTGTTTCCCTTTTCAGGGACAGAGGTGTAGCACATTTTCTCAATTATTTAATTCCCACGTAATAAGCGATCCTATTGGAATTCAATAAGCACAATTCCATACTCTGAgctgatacaaaacaaaaagtcaTTTTACCCAACCCGGGTATAGAATCTGGGACAACGGCTGTACAGAAtagaactacgccacagagTCGACACATACCATGTCTCATACAGGAAAATCACTATAAATATTAAGCTGATATACATAGCTCCACAAAAACAATAGGCAATTAGAAATATCCACAacaaatgcaataaattatatttatatcattatacttgttctataaaatatattgtggtCTTGTTAACTGGtagtaagtctctcatatgtaagagtccgcctgggtagatactactgcaatgtctatttcggccgccaagcggcagtgtgtagtcatgttctgttccggtttgaaggacattgtagccagtgtaactactggacgtaataagactctcatgtctcaggatagcgaacataagacttaacatctcatgtctcagaatggcgagcgcaatggaataccaaacaatactttgtaatttaaagtgttataTGGTGTTTCTACGGTGCATGGgtgttcgtatcgcttactatgtgaacggcaagctcgtctcgtcattcaaagcaataaaaaaatcttgttacgcaattatattattgtaaactggcttgaaaaatagtataattaaattcaaatgaaaatatatttaaactatgtCACTTTGTCGGTTATAGTGCTATACTGTGTAACTAGAACTTATAAACAAATCGCTTGTgacgtaaaaaaacaaattgatattgttttataaaatatcaattacaaTATTCGTTTTCCTTCCCTTTGATAAACgagttattatttatgtaaaataaaattattttattacattaaaccaCTAGAATCATACGTTGTGCGGTATAAACAAtagatattaacaaaataaaattccacAAAACCACAATATTCACACTAGCATCCTTCAAAAATCATCTTAGCAATACCGATGAATTACAGTCTGCACATACATTATTCTGTAATTTTCAATTggtggtaaataaatataaattagaaagtATCTTTCAAATACTTTCTTTGTTAACTACTACTAAAATTacgatgaaaaataaaatgatgagtAAAAGTCATTAAttttgactaaaaataaaaaatgtcgtaACAGGACTATGGGACAATGAAATTTGCctttctacaaaataataaaccagCATACCACTGACTTTTCTTTGAAAACATTACTTACGGGACATcctgcataatataatacaccGTAGGTATTGATAATGATTGCCACCCACACACAGAGATAGAGACAGAAACGCACTGGACCATTACTTACAGGACACCctatataacataaaactttGTAGGTACTGATTATTATTAcgctacacacacacacaaagaGACAcatatcttaatttaataaaacgatGCCTCTAGTCGGCTCCCAATTATACTCTATCCACCAGTGAAAACTACAtgaaaatcggttcagtagtttcggAGATGTATGCTAAAAAACAAACACGAAAACAGACAGAGAAAAAAATCGTTGATTTGCTCAATTACTCCGTTATAGTCACaccctttcttttttattaattttctttcaaTCCAAGACTCAGCGGATTCTGCTGCATCATATATATAACGGAAGGCATGGTGTATTTTCGTTATCGTCCTCCATAGTTGTCACTATTAAGTTTCGTGGGCGTATGTGGAGATATGTCGGATCACAATAACCGGAGTCagattttagtagtttttgtttttgtcccaaaacaattataattccaacaacacaaactactatggaacgcgagacagtctccacgcacccacagcactaatctccaataatattattcaatcaCCTGATTTAAACCAGCTGAATTACTAATTTTTCATAGGCTTGTCATTCTCTTTGACTGCTAGCTTTCCGGCCTTGATGTCTGACATCCTCATTGCGTTATGTAGCGAAGATTCTGTCGAACGCTATGGCGTtggcgttccatttaaaaaatcGACTCGATGACGAAAAAAATTTTACTACTATAGTATCCATTTCAGAGCACGCCTGGGTATTCGTGGGCAGTGGCATCCGTGCTGGTGTTAGTGGTGCTGGCAGTGTTGTGGAGACTTTGTGACTTCTTTTGTAATCGCTTCATGAGATTCCGTAAGTGTATGATTACTCTGTTTTGTACTAGATCAATTAGACATTGCGTCACTTAATGCTAATACTAACTAGTCTTCGtcgaaattaaatgtaataatttatttatataatttatttgaatctgtacaatgttttacattattttgattccgtcaatattaactgcCACTCTTCAAAGTaacagtttaataataataaaaattatatttggcacAAAATTAAAAGACACCATATTAGCCATGCTGACatacttatgtataaaaattgtgtttacacagaatttttaaaactttaataggGAGCCCCAAACAAGGCAAAGCCTGCATCGTGGAGCTAGAAAATTACATCAAGATATTAAATAGTATCATTATAGACCGAACATCAAaaccaaatttttgctccaaaagttattaccaattggtaatacgtcgtcttatttgaaatgtccgtgagacaagatgtcacagcgtccttagatattaatacaaaaataacatatttactgaAATTTTGCTAATACACgtattaaaaactagcttttgcccgcggcaccgcccgcgttataaagtttttcgggctaaagttttccgttataaaagtcacgctatatattttccagtgagcctatattcttcccagggtctcaaactgtctccataccaaattttatcctaatacgttgggtagcttttgagtttaacacgttcgggcagaccgatgcagcgggggactttgttttatgatatatttttgtagaacaaattaagaggaacaatcccgtcatacattattgttgcataactttaaccgtttacgcagcgcacgcaacagaagctctcaaaactaataaattgtccccgtttttgcatcatgtttcattactgctccgctcctattggtcatagcgtgacgatatataacctatagcactccaggaacaaagggctatccaacacaaaaatattttttcaattcgaaccggtagttcctgagattagcgattactgctccgctcctattgggcatagcgtgttgatatatatagcctatagcattccaggaacaaagggctatccaacacaaaaataattattcagttcaaactcctagtttctgagattagccgttactgctctgctcctattggtcatagcgtgatgatatatagcctatagcacttcacgaacaaagggctatccaatacaaaatgattttttagttcgaaccggtagttcctgagattagccattactgctctgctcctattgggtatagcgtgatgatatatagcctatagcactccacgaataaaaggctatccaacgcaaaaagaatttttcagtttggaccagtagttcctgagattagcgcgttcaaacaaacaaacaaactcttcagctttatataatagtatatagaagATGCGCAAATCAcgttatggaaaaaatatgaaatatttaacattagtGTTTTGCTATTTAACGGTAGATTgggtaaccatcgcatgagcgcataatttttatataacaatcttcccaatgtccgctctatataatcttagaactattTGGTTTTCAGTGCGTTTCActaaccataaataaaaataaataagtgtaattttcaaacaaaaacaaaatattacacgcCCTAATACTCTAAAAAATTCATCGGAGCGGCAACATACAGTTAGAAACACACTCacgcacgccatattcgcaataaaccacaaaaaatataaaattaaatatatttttgacgtaaatttgttattcatgtttaatttttggcataatgttagcaaAAGGAAATACGAggcggtttcatttagtaacgcaatgtcgagtTGACTTTATATGTATGATACATACACAAATGCAtacatatgaatataattacatagatacatataacatttttactggtggtacgtctctcatatgtgagagttcgtctcggtaggtaccaccgcaatatctatttctgtcgtcaagcagcagtgtgtagtcactgttgtgttccggtttgaagaacattgtagccagtgtaactactggacataatgagacttaacatctcacgtctcagaatcgcgagcgcagtggaataccaaacaatacttggtaattcaaggtgttgtatggtgcttctactgtttatgggcggtcatactgtttaccatcaggcgaaaagcaaactcgtctcgtcattcaaagtaaaatgAAAATGCTCGCAGTTTTCTAACATGTTACATATTTCAGCATTGAAACTCTCCGTAACTAACCGAAGATATCCAGTATCAAGGATATTCCCTGACTTAACTATGGATCGGGAACACGTTCTTCAAGCCAGAAGCCACAGGTACAGCCACATAATTTCTACCGCCGCCACGCCCGCTCCGCGCACTGACACCGCTCGCCCCTGAAACAAATTCATCAGAGCAAACGACTGACGGACCAACTTTCACATATACTGATCTAGATAAACTgatcaattaaattatgaaataatcacTTTGTATctctttttaatttcatttcgcGCACGGAAGCATATGATTTGGCATAATAAAGGTTCATATACTTAGCATAGTTTTTAAACTTAGCTAAATTCTtcgaaaaaatatgaatagattTGTTTTAGGGTAGCAATTTCGCTTAACAAGAGGCAAGCGGTTTCTTCACTCATAAAACAAATCTGTAACCGTTACCACTAGCACgaatttacaaattatagtgAAGTATATGCTACTGTTTCGATTAAGGTTTTTGTATGGAAGTTGAAACAGAAGAGCCACGCATGCTAGAAGCGAAGCCATAACTTGATGGTTAAAACCATCACGGCCCACACCAATAGGTTCGTCATTTTTTGTGTTTGCCGCACCATCAAGCTATAGAATAGTTTACCTGCTTGTTCACTTCTTTCTATAATCCTGGGTTCTTCCGCTGTAGCGTGAAGAAGCGTCGCAGTAGGCATTATGTCGAATGtcatgagatagccatctgtttCCATTCGAAACTATATTTGCGCTTATTATCATGGGAGTGCAGTCACTCTTATGCTTATTTTAGAAAACAGCGCCCCTCgagcgtatttggaactaaaatacggcGGGAACATCGCGCGGGTTAACTTCGTAAATCGTGTAACCATGGTAACGGTGAACGAAAAACGCGTGTTAAGCAAAAGTACAGATTTAGTTTTTAATCTGTAGTATTGTCATAAAACTATAGAGAATACGTAAATGTTCATTTGCTAGATAGTAAAACCGTAAATTACCACTAGGGGCACAGAAATCGATGTGAAACTTTTATTGAACACGTTAAAGAAAATTGCATCTATTC containing:
- the LOC115447400 gene encoding uncharacterized protein LOC115447400, whose protein sequence is MYTSEVREQLDESTHDGGSSHIDESTPGYSWAVASVLVLVVLAVLWRLCDFFCNRFMRFPLKLSVTNRRYPVSRIFPDLTMDREHVLQARSHRYSHIISTAATPAPRTDTARP